Proteins from a single region of Hordeum vulgare subsp. vulgare chromosome 6H, MorexV3_pseudomolecules_assembly, whole genome shotgun sequence:
- the LOC123406216 gene encoding uncharacterized protein At4g06744-like, with translation MAKYLYGSFAISVCLTLSLVAAITREPSRPEPSRKISEPFVSYSPQPQHFPNEGLYKAYLVIQRFKSRISSDPKNITRTWSGHDICGRKSYLGFRCGTTPDLAKKLTIMAVDFNDFAMSAPMLEGFIDQFPDLVLFQASTNNFGGGIPPLSSLHYQYKLSIHDDRHDPISENKYLLTIIIRVGPIDIGEPEAVVQTARKGTNFNIGRSLLLNSNSLSGPLPANLGFSKLRYLALANNKLTGPIPPSIGKMQDSLLEVLLLNNQLSGCVPHELGMLTKTTVIDAGMNQLTGPIPSSFSCLNSVEQLNLGGNRLYGQVPDALCKLAGPAGRLSNLTLSGNYFTSVGPACSALIKDGVLDMKYNCIPGMANQRAPAECASFLSQPKTCPAAGARVVCPVVDAKKNAAAPVGRVAPHYSSYVTYATLHE, from the coding sequence ATGGCTAAGTATCTATATGGTTCTTTTGCCATATCAGTCTGCTTAACCCTGTCTCTTGTTGCTGCAATAACAAGAGAACCTTCTCGCCCAGAACCATCTCGCAAGATCAGTGAGCCTTTTGTATCATACAGCCCACAGCCACAACACTTCCCAAACGAGGGGCTATACAAAGCCTATCTCGTTATCCAGCGCTTCAAGAGCAGAATTTCTAGTGACCCGAAAAACATCACCAGGACCTGGTCTGGCCATGACATCTGCGGCAGGAAATCCTACCTTGGGTTCCGTTGCGGGACGACACCTGATCTGGCTAAGAAGCTCACGATCATGGCGGTTGATTTCAATGATTTTGCCATGAGTGCGCCGATGCTGGAAGGCTTCATCGATCAGTTCCCCGATCTTGTGCTTTTTCAGGCTTCCACCAATAATTTTGGCGGCGGTATCCCGCCCCTCAGCAGCCTTCACTACCAGTACAAGCTAAGTATCCACGACGACCGCCATGATCCAATTTCCGAGAACAAGTATCTCctcaccataattattagagtggGTCCGATTGACATTGGTGAACCAGAAGCTGTTGTCCAAACTGCCCGAAAGGGCACAAATTTTAATATTGGTAGGTCGCTCCTCCTCAACAGCAATAGTTTATCCGGGCCACTACCTGCAAACTTGGGCTTCTCCAAGTTGAGGTACCTCGCCCTCGCCAACAACAAGCTCACCGGGCCAATCCCGCCATCAATCGGGAAGATGCAAGATTCCCTCCTTGAGGTGCTCCTCCTCAACAACCAGCTCTCCGGGTGCGTCCCTCACGAGCTCGGCATGCTCACCAAGACCACCGTCATCGACGCCGGGATGAACCAGCTCACTGGCCCAATCCCGTCATCCTTCTCGTGCCTCAACAGCGTCGAGCAGCTCAACCTGGGCGGCAACCGCCTGTACGGGCAGGTCCCAGACGCGCTCTGCAAGCTTGCCGGGCCGGCCGGCCGTCTCTCCAACCTCACGCTATCGGGCAACTACTTCACTTCGGTCGGGCCAGCGTGCTCGGCACTGATCAAGGACGGCGTGCTGGACATGAAGTACAACTGCATCCCCGGCATGGCCAACCAGAGGGCCCCGGCGGAGTGTGCCTCGTTCCTGAGCCAGCCGAAGACGTGCCCGGCAGCGGGCGCTCGCGTGGTGTGCCCCGTGGTCGACGCCAAGAAGAACGCAGCGGCGCCGGTGGGGAGAGTGGCCCCACACTACTCCAGCTATGTGACGTACGCCACTCTGCATGAGTGA